CCTTTGCGCAAGTCAGTTTTGTGTCGCAGCACGAAATGCCTCAGCCTCCGTTGACTGAGCATCGGTCAGACATACTGTCATTAAAATTAGATGATCTAATCATAAATGCCTTTCATACACTGAGGGAGATTCACTCgatgtgtttcattttgttaTTGTGTAAAAGAAAATGTTCCATATAAAGCTTTGGCAAATGTGTTTATTCCTTGTAATTTAAAACCATGTCTTTAAATCTTTGATTCATGTGCAAGACTGTTTATTCTCAATCTTCTCTCCCCTAACCCCAGCGTGAGTGCATCTCCATCCACGTGGGTCAGGCTGGAGTCCAGATTGGAAATGCCTGCTGGGAGCTGTACTGCCTGGAGCATGGGATCCAGCCTGATGGACAGATGCCGAGCGACAAGGCCATTGGTGGTGGAGACGACTCCTTCAACACCTTCTTCAGTGAGACCGGAGCTGGAAAGCACGTCCCCAGAGCTGTGTTTGTGGACCTGGAGCCCACTGTCATCGGTAAACTCTCACAAGCGCAGACATTATTGTAGCCTTATGATTGAACCTTTTAGTTTTATCGTATTAATCTGCCTTTTTCAGATGAGGTGCGCACTGGGACCTACCGTCAGCTCTTCCACCCTGAGCAGCTGATCACTGGCAAGGAGGATGCAGCCAACAACTACGCCCGTGGACACTACACCATCGGCAAAGAGATCATTGACCTGGTTCTGGACAGGATCCGTAAACTGGTGGGTATGCCTCTTCAAAGTGGAAGACGCATTGGAAAGGAaacaaaattgtaaaaatttcactTCATGTAATTAACTCTCTGCCTCGGTCCTCAGGCTGACCAGTGCACTGGTCTTCAGGGCTTCCTGGTCTTCCACAGCTTCGGTGGTGGCACCGGCTCCGGTTTCACCTCCCTGCTGATGGAGCGTCTGTCTGTCGACTACGGAAAGAAGTCCAAGCTGGAGTTCTCCATCTACCCAGCTCCCCAGGTGTCCACTGCAGTGGTGGAGCCCTACAACTCCATCCTGACCACCCACACCACCCTGGAGCACTCCGACTGTGCCTTCATGGTGGATAACGAGGCCATCTACGACATCTGTCGTAGGAACCTCGACATTGAGCGCCCCACCTACACCAACCTGAACAGGCTGATCAGTCAGATTGTGTCCTCCATCACCGCTTCCCTTCGCTTTGACGGTGCCCTTAATGTTGATCTGACCGAGTTCCAGACCAACTTGGTGCCATATCCTCGAATCCACTTCCCTCTGGCCACCTACGCCCCTGTCATCTCCGCTGAGAAAGCTTACCACGAGCAGCTCTCAGTGGCTGAGATCACCAACGCCTGCTTCgagccagccaatcagatggtGAAATGCGACCCCCGCCACGGCAAATACATGGCTTGCTGCCTGTTGTACCGTGGTGACGTGGTGCCCAAAGACGTGAACGCCGCCATCGCCACCATCAAAACCAAACGCTCCATCCAGTTTGTGGACTGGTGCCCAACTGGCTTCAAGGTGGGCATCAACTACCAGCCCCCCACTGTGGTTCCTGGTGGCGATCTGGCTAAGGTGCAGAGGGCTGTGTGCATGCTGAGCAACACCACTGCCATCGCAGAGGCCTGGGCTCGGCTTGACCACAAGTTTGACCTGATGTACGCCAAGCGTGCCTTTGTGCACTGGTACGTGGGTGAGGGTATGGAGGAGGGAGAGTTCTCCGAGGCCAGAGAGGACATGGCCGCTCTGGAGAAGGATTACGAGGAGGTCGGCGTCGACTCCATTGAgggtgagggagaggaggaaggagaggagtaTTAAAGGGGAACAAACAGGGTAAAGCTACACAAGAAGTCCATTGTGTTCTTAATACATTCCAAACGGTTTAACTTTGTTAAAAGTGAAAATCACTCAAGCACAAGTTTGGCTCTGTCttaaataaaatgcaacaaatgtgAAACTGTTTGTGTGCCATTTATCCAAACCTTGCTTTGTGTCATTTGTTGTGGCTCCACTCTACTTATATTCACTTGATGACATTTCTGAAAGAAAGACGACATTCACAACTCTGTCGGTCttcacttttattgtgaaacacTGCATAAATTCCTGCATATAACCAAAATATTTCAATCTCTAGTATCATATGTAcacattacaaacacacaccgcaCCTAGTCTCGTGTCCCCAACTGACGTCACTGCTTATAAAGATGGAAGTGGTAGATTTATTTGACTAGTTTTATCGGCAAACTATGATGAAGCAACAGACTTAAAACCCATATATTACAAGTAGTATGATAGATGTCACATATGACGACAAACACAGCAAGCCATATAGTGGCTCAGAAAAAGTGCCAACGTGGACATAAAgtgcaaacaagaaaaacatcccaaccttcattttcattcaatACTCTGCATCATAAATCCATATAAATTTAATTGCCACATCCCACCTCATAATCACCAGCTTTAATCTGTTTAACCTGCTATTTCAATGAATTGTAAAGCTTTACCACTCTGCACAGTGGAGTTAATCCAATACAATATACTAGTGTTTGAAATATTGGCTTTCATTGAGCAGAACTAGTTATCCACAGTTATAGGAAAATCTGTCGTTGTCTGCAGTGCACATCAAAATTTTAGAAGAAAGAATTTTGTTTGAACTCCTGTTGTTATCTTGACCCTTCAGTAAAACACATTCAGAGAAATGCAGACAACATGGGTTTGATAAAGTAGACGGTGAGTAAATACCTTGAGTGAGTAAATATCTTACACCTTAAAATACCTCATGAAGGCAATTTGATCTACTTGGGTCATATAAAGTACAAAGTAGCAGTCAAAGGTGCATTACAGCGTAGAAGTGTGACACTTTTGCTTCACTACACAGCAATTAGATGTTACTATTAGGATTAAACAAACTACAGATAAACTGTATTTGACGTTTAAACCTGAAGCTCCAAAGTAATCCCTTTAAACTCATGTGTTTGGGTGAATTTAGACAGACAGCACGCAGGCTTGGCGCTGCTCCCTCCCATACAGGAGGAAACCTACAGCGGTGcgcaggtcctccaggtccagatTGGCCAGGAAGCTCCtctgaagctccgcctccacccGGTTCCCCCTGGGCCCACTGCAGCCCTTCAGGAGAACCAGAGCGGACTGGCACAGCAACCAATCAGCAAGCTTCTTCATGCCAGCGCTGTCCTGGTTGGCCAGAGCTCTGCGACCCCAGAGGCTGAGATGTAGCATGTTGGCAGCCACTCGAGCACTGGGGCGCTGCAGGGTCACAACCACAAAGACGAGAGGGAAGGTTGAGAATTATGAGAACATATATGTGGCATTAAACTCCAAACTTCTCACATAATGTGGTGGAAACTATAGGAGAGAGAATGCCACTACATCAAAAAACTGATGTGCAAAATAGTCACTTCAGCTTCTGAAACACAGAGGCGCAGTAAAATGGGTTCTAAAAACATGAATAAGGGCGTCATTAGGTCCATTCGCCTCATTTGTATTTGCCTTCCTGAGTGCTCAAAACCTACAGGTTAATTCAAGGAAGAAGTTATACTCTATTTTAGCATTTCAAAGGTCGAGAGAAGGGTGGGAACTCAAAAACGTCATtgtaggttgttttttttgtttttgttttaagaaaGTTAAGACAAATCCCCACTGAGCTCACTTTCCCTTTGACTTCCCACTGATTGGAAAAGTCCTCTCCACACTTTACAGCCTGTGGATTGAAGACTATCCCTGTTTTAAACCTCTGCTCAAACTTAAAGTCGTTCTCCCAAATCCTCcactctgagcagcagcagtgtgacgaACACTGAAAAGCAATTTGGGGACTGCTGGGTCAGAAAAAGGTGacatataagtgaaatccattaaTTTATAACAACTTCATGTCTTCAACTTTAATAATTTGTTATAATAAAACTTAGAATATACGGTGATGAAATTACAACAAAATATTTATCggcaagtttgaaaaaaaaaaccaatcttTAATGGTTTTTGCATAAACTTTGTGTAAGTTATCATTAGAGACCATCCTGTAAACATAAATGGTTTTAAAGCAGTTTCTAGCCCTCGAAATGACCTTAACTTCAAGGTACAGGATTTCTCAGCAATACAAAGTTGGATTAAACATGACAAGACTGTTCAGATACATTTGGCTTTGAAATGTGTGATTCTGAGCCACTTTTGAAGGTGTCTTGTAAAAACCTACACAGACTTGTGCTTTTCAGATTGCAccatcattaaaaagtcatcaaTGGATCACAAatctgacaacaacaaaaaagtcagatttgGACCAttctcacttttattttgtgaatGCAGCCTCTACCTCCAGTAGAAATAAACCCTTTCTGCAACATCCCCTCTACATTTACTGAAAAgtcatgaaataaatgttttacactaaaaaaatatgattaaatCTTCGCACAGTAGCTGTTTAATGCATTGAAGTTCCACTTAATGAGCCTGGAAAGTTTGACGTTTAACACTGGATGAAATTAATAAGAAGCTCAGCCATACCCGTCTTGGAAAACTGTTGTCGTGTTCAAACTAACCTTGCTGGGGTTCCTCCTGAGGAGTAATCGAACCACTAACTGCACATCAGCTGGAACACTGGACGGGAGACGAGGGAGCTGCTTCTCCTGATAGTTCCTGCTCTCGAGTCCCACTTTACGGTAGAATGGGTTCTGCTGTCCGAATATCTCGTAGGAAATGGCCCCCACCGCCCAGGCGTCGGCCTTGCTGTAGTCGATCACCACACCAGATCCTGGAACTGCAGTGGCCACCTTCaggcagaaacagagacaaacGTTTATGATTTCATTCAGCGCTTCACTGTGgttatttgtgaaaatattaaatgtgCATATTTCGATTTTTATTTAACATCATGACTCATTTCAAAGCACAACtaaggaggaaaaacactgaGTATTTTTATGGCTGTAATGTGAGCTATAGCTCATCTGGCTACAAACACAGAGGAGTCTATTTCCATTGTAATGTATGTAGAGAACTCTGTAAACAGTTTAAACTCTGcaattataaaaaaacaaatctaaaatATCTCACAACCACACATTAAATTGCTCCCTGTGATTCATACAGCCCTGTACAAAGATGCATGATTCAATCCTCTATTACAATCTGCCTTCAGAATGCACTCTTCTATTTTATTGACAGCTGAGTCAATTCAAGAGGGTAACTGTGGCCAATAATAAATAGCTCAGCAACAGTTGGACTGCATTAGGCAAAGATCTATTTAAGATTACCTCAGGAGCCATAAGGGAGGCATTTCCCCCTCGGCTGACCCACACACTGTTGAAGGGCAGCTGTAAACTGGAGTCACTCTGGGCCAGGCAGCAGCCAAAGTCAGTGATCACTAAACGAGGGCAACCATctgccatgaaaaaaaaaacaaacaagtacaCATCAGGACTAAGAAACATACGTTAGGTTAACATTGGAAGGGGTTCTGTTGAAGCTGTGTTTAGTTGCACTAACCAGAGTCAAACTCCAACAGCACGTTGTCTGATTTGAGATCCCTGTGAGCGACACCCTGCCTGCACAGATGATCGACTCCCTcgaggagctgcagcaccaTCAGGGAGCCCTGCTTGCGGTTCGGTGCCGACACCTCAAGGTACTGTCGAAGTGTGCAGGGATAACTGTGGGACAGGAAATTACAAATTTTTAATGACTAGATAATTCATTTAGAACAGCTTCACAATACAAAAGGAAAATTGACTGATAGAGGAAGTGAGATTTATTTACAAAACTTTCTAAATGACATTAAGTAAGATTTTGAGAGACGACTGATCTCACTTTTTCATAACAAGGAAAAGCGTGCGGTTGTTGCCCAGGCCTTCCGGGTTGAGCCTGGCTGGGAGAACATCTGGATACTCTTCCTGGGCTCCTGGTAGCAAGGGGACGTCTGCTGTGAAAGCCCGGTACACCCGAATCACATTGGGGTGAGCCGACACCCGTCTGGGCACAACTCCAAAATGTCTGCATATAAAGAGGATAATAAATGTTGAAGGATGTTTCCAGTCCTCCTGTCAGGAATGTAGGACAGGAATCAAAACACTGGCCACTCAATACTTACCCATCCAGAGTAACTTGTTCGGTTTCCTTCTTTAATGCTAGAGGGCCTGCAGGCACAAGCTCCTGTGACATGGATTTCAATATTGCCTCACTTGATGACCCCGcctgcaaacaaacaagcatGAAAACAAAGGATTTAAAGGGtgatattaaatataaaatactgTGAAAATTAGCCACTGAATACCAACCCCAAAGTTCCACATCATCTTGATGGCCATGGGGAAGTTTCTCAGTGAGCAGCATGTCAGCGATGGAGTCCTCTgactctcctcttcatcttctctcATCTGTACCGCGGGGCTGTCGGCATCCTTTGGGGGGGCAAACTGAGCCGCGGCCTCGTACACAGCCGCATTGGAGCCTTTCCCTATCTGGTTCCCAATAATGTAATCTTCCAGTTTATATCCAGAGGTGAACGGTTTGAGTGGAGTCTGGAATTTTCTCTTACTAAATACGGcctgcaaataaaaagaaattatatttaagaaagaaaaaagtaggTGTGTGCAAAATCCCTATCTTCCCAAGGCTGAAGGACTACAGACCGACCAGTCTCTGCACTGGGATCAGAAACAACGTTCACAAAAAGGAAACTTAAAATGAAAGTGGAGGCTCTATTATTGATAAAAGAGTACACAATGTATATTCAACTGTTTCAAATTACACTAGGCTTGGTACCATGTACAAATGTATCTTGATATTATGCGTTCAAATAATACACCTGATGACATagtcatgtttttaattttaagcaTGTGTAAAGGGAAGTGGGATGGCCCTGACAGACACTCTGACACAGACATTTAGAAACACTCCTTGTCAACTGATACCGATCACAACACTGTTTACCAGCTGCAAAATAACAAAGCATGCAAGCCATTTGGAttgatgttttgattttaaaaataaatgtagaaaCTATGGCACTGATCAACATAAGTGTTATCTTACATactaaggtttttttttttttttttagcacagaTCTACATAGCCAGTGAATCTTCTAAACATATGTTGATGGCACTTAGTGCTACGCCCACATAAATGTCTAACTTATTCATGAAAGACAACTTCTcagtgggtgggtggatggagcTTGCTTGGCAAAGGATCCTTATGCTGCAGTCCTGCTCggtatttgtttttcttgcacACGAGTGAGGAGAACCCCCACTTATGGATATGGTATTGCAAAAGGCAAACAATTTTTTATGCCTCCTGTGCATTTTCAGCATTGGCTGGTCCCTTTGAGGGTTGTGTACCATCTGTTGAAGACCATTGCTTGGTTCATTTTGTGGTCTGGCAAAAGTGGGGGAAAAGGGACAATTTGCATGATTTGTCCAAATTGTCAATAAAATTCATACCATTCTGACCACTTATATGTCACTAAATGGAACGTAGTTATAGAACAACGAAATCACTAAATGTCCTAAAAATTTGCATGAATCTCTTGTAAAAACGAGCCAGAACCATGCCTAAGCATGTAATGATAGTAGTTTCATATCAAAACTAAGGCTGGGCAATTTTATCGATTCTGTGATataaattgatattttttttcgcCAGAAAGTATCGATCTTTCAGCCGCAAGTATCGATGGATTAAGTCTCATCCCGCTTGTTCTGTCCGGCACTCTGCTCCGTCTGCTTTGCAGGAAGAGCAATTAGGTCAGCCAGCCACTGGTGTCGCTGTAGCACTTCTAGTAAGTtacccacagaagaagaaagagcaagAAGGATCGAGAAAATGGCAGAGAATTTAACTCCAGCGCCGCCGTGTCTTAAATCAGATGTGTGGGAGTactttggttttaaaaagaagaaagaaagtgttgaTTTGGACAAAAATTTTGCGGTTTGCAAGCTGTGTCACACAAACGTCAAATACTCAGGAAATACAACGAACCTACGGGTGCACCTCAAACGTTACCAGTGAgttaaatgtgttcaaatggCACGTTGTTACTTGAATTATTGGCTGTTTTAAGAGTAACCAAGGTACTATGTTTACTAACTGGGTGGCTAGAGGGATACCCTCAGATGTTAaatgtgaagttaaaaaaaactgtaaaagaaactGTTCAGAACAGGCCACTTGCTGCAATTTTCAATGTGCACTGGAATGCTGTTGCACTTTATTTACCTCACAAAGGCTTGCAAGCCACAGTTTGCActgtttcaataaaaaataaattttctcGCCACGTCTTTGATTCCCTTTGTGCAGCATTTGCAAGCCTCTCTCTGCCTAGTCAGAGCcatatattgtgtatttgatgcattcttTTTTCAGTTCGGTTAAATCAATCCAAGTCAATGGAACAGTAACAAGATGTCACCAAAATCACACTTTCCCCTGAAAATCTTGCAGAAAATGATGTTAGTTTAACAAATCGTATCGAGTTGCATCGAATCGTATTGGATCATATCGCTGGCCGAAAATCGTGATATATATCATATTGTGAGCTGAATATTGTGTATCGTATCGTATCGTCAAATGAGTGTATCGCTACAGCCCTTATCAAAACCCAACTCAACCTCAGTTCTCTCAAAGTTGCTTTGAAATAAGGTATTCCATGCAGATGGATTTACTCAAACGCATACTACTGAGAATAAAATTACATCTAATTAAAATGTAACTGTTGAGCAGCTTTGAGTAGTTTTGTTTGcacagcaggatttttttttgtttaatttacaaACTACAATAAATTTACTTGAACGTAGGGACTGTAAAAGCAGCAGCACTGAAACCGATAGAAAATCGATCGTAATAATAATAGATATGACTGCAGAGAGTTGAAAAGTCATCACTTTGCTGAGTAGAAGTGTGTTTGCACGGGTTATGGAGGTCAGACTGTACCTGGATCTCCTGACACGTTGCTGCACTCTTTCTGTCATCCTCAAGCTGTTGCTCGATGAGACCCACGCCGAGTCCGAAAGCCAGAAACACGGCTCTGTTACGAGGGGATCCGCCGATGAATCTCCTCCTGAAGCTGGCGGACTGGAGCTGAGCTGCCAGGCCCTTCAGAGAGGTGCGGTAGTAGCGGTACCGAGACGGCAGGAAAGCCTGAGGCTGAACGGTGCGGACCGACGGGCCCACACGGAGGCGGTCAGCTCGGAGCTTTGCTGCGACTCGGCCAGCAGATTTTAGGAGACCCAGCTGAAAGACCGACCGGCCCAACTCGAGTCCACGGCTAATAGCATGTTTCACAGACATAATTTACCCCGTGAAAGGTAAGTTAAGCTGTTTAATGACCTAGTTTGCGAGTCAGCCGTTCCCCGGCGCTGCTCTGAAAATGACAGtgttgtgtaaacaaacagctactgcgcatgcgcacaaGCGACGTTTCTTCTTCGTCACCTTATTCAGGCCCGTTCACTTCCCTAGGGGCGGGACTTCCGCTTTGTGTCGGCACTTCTGCTtaagccggccacacactacaggattttttcaatcttccccgattcagacaccacacactacacgacagcagaggacagatcgtacccgatcttcctctcctgatcgtctagtgtgcggtgtcactccggagcagaccacacactagcagattcttcagccgagaatcggctcctcactcctccaaatctcacgtcgtccgacgtgactttgtgctgtttcccttcattgctgtttttacattcatctccactttcaataataagtggagaactcattcgttccctcagttcattcattcacattggtatcgctccttcagtgcagacccccacccgccgtgcgcacggagcacggactgtcagcgccttgttagaaaatttaaatgttccagtacagaagagggaaacatagtttcagatcattttattgtaatttacatttaataataattcagcttattagctaatctgtttgtgtgtgtgtttttttttttacttttcagtcccgagtgcagcagtagaataaagttattagcagaccgtgtcaaataaaagcaactttttaaaatcttttttaaataatcaaatatcttaaatccttctttatgtccacagatttgatagtttaaatcagagtaaaaatacgttgattaggaaagtttcattatagtccgctctgtctctgagggcacggaatcagtggaaagtttttttttttcttttattattatttttttcttccccattcttccgtgatggttaataacggagattaattaaaacattgggattattgcaggactggcggagttgcagatattagatcggagtttgggtctgaatggaggatccagttcatccaggagcgacaggattaaccatcactttctgcacagctgagtttagagctctggcttttctgtttcactgtcatatatagtgaatatatttcacagacatatattcatccagctctgacagctgcggggggattttttttaatcagcggcaccttggtgagacggagctgttcatccaatcagagagctttatttcgagggtgtggacagctctaatcagagctgatcggcgcctctcggagcgcaccacacaccataggatttgcgatcggaaatattgaacatgttcattatctccgatctccccttccgacgcctcccgagaggctccgaccggaaaaaaatctctcggaacacaccgcacactacacgaagatcggacccgaactcatttgcatactcccgacaatcggaccctgtcggcctcgatcgggaggagaggatcggggcaaaattcggcccgattatcctgtagtgtgtggaggcccttaGCTGATAACTGAGGCGTAAACAAAGGTGAAAATGGTGTgggaagaaacaaaacaacttttaaaagCGGATACTTTTGCTTTATAAGTAACTGAAACAGTTAACTTTAGCTTTACTTATGTACTTTTATCGTTGTCAGCCCTGATTACAAATATGAAGCACTTGGATGTGTAAGTTTTTGCTTAATTGAATGAAATGCGAATGCTTCAAGTGATCTTTTGGTGGATGTTTCTTTCTTctgaaatttaatgaaataaatgattcaGATTTGTCCTATTCATTTTTTTGACCGACATTTTCCTCTATCTTCATCTGTTTCTGTGGTAACTAGATTATTGAGACAGTGACACAAAACACGCCACAAAATTCTCTTGCCAGAAAATGTTTTACTCTTTTGAAGCCCACTAGATGTCACACTTCAAATATTAAAGGTAATTTACAACATGTTAGACAGCATTTTGATTACAGTATTAAAGGCAGTGATTCCAGAACTTTTTACAAAAAGTAGCACTTAAAAATAGACCCTTGAAGTTCCACCTGGCATAGAATTGATAAAAGGAATAAACTCAAAAGTTATAGGAGTGGTAAACAAACAAGCCCCATTGGAGTCGTTCTGTTGTACCACCAGACGCTATATGTTGAAATCAAACTCATGTTGAGAAAATAAAGCGAAATATTTTGGTCCTATAATGTACCTGTAAATTCTAAAATGCAATACTTAAAAAAACCCTTCATCTGGTGATTTATGGTTACATCTGGTTATTTTGACCATAAAGATGACTGTGGGATTTCCCCCAAGAGTCCAGGTTATGTGGTTTCTGGAGGGGGGGTCTCAGAACAGTCAATCACACAGGTTGTCGTCGGGTGATGCTCTTTCAAACACTGTGGCATCGTAGCAAGAATGGTCTCTCTGGGCAGCAATGGGACGTAAGACCTGATCTTCTCCTTCACGATGTCCAACCATGTAGTGATGatcctgctgactccagacTGTGACACACTGAACCTCTCAGCCAGGTCTTCCTGCAGCAAGTTCAGCCGGAGCTTCATGAGGGTCATCAGGACCTGATCTCGGACATCAAGCTGAAAGGTGTTAATGTAATCTTTTGTCAGCTGATCAGCCAAAATATTAAAAGACTCCAGAGGGAGACCAGTGTACAGGAGGCTGAGACGGTCGGAGCGTAGGAGAGTTATGTGCAGCGCTGATGGCCCTGAACACTGTGTGGCTTTATGACATCGGAGGGGTTGATCCAGGACAGGGCTTTTAGCATAGCTGTGATCAGACAGAGGCTGACAAGAGGCAGGAGATTCAGCTTTTAGGTCGACATGGAGAGGCGGCACAGGACTTCCGGCCACATTCCTGGTTGATGCAGGAGGTTCAGCTTTTAGGTCGACATGGAGAGGCGGCACAGGACTTCCAGCCACATTCCTGGTTGATGCAGGAGGTTCAGCTTTTAGGTCGACATGGAGAGGCGGCACAGGACTTCCAGCCACATTCCTGGTTGATGCAGGAGGTTCAGCTTTTAGGTCGACATAGAGAGGCGGCACAGGACTTCCAGCCACATTCCTGGTTGATGCAGGAGGTTCAGCTTTTAGGTTGACATGGAGAGGCGGCACAGGACTTCTGGCCACATTCCTGGTTGATGCATCTGAGGACAAACAATGTGTCAAAAGTGATATTACATTTTAtactttgaaaaaacaaaatcattcaGGCCACCAGTTAACCATTCACATAATCTGTCTTGTCTGGTGGTGTAATGTGAATTGCATATATTGTATGGTGGGATATGTGTGAATGGTGTTGAAAAATGTGTATAAAAATTTTGTAATGTAGTAATGTGCATGGTTGTTTGTAAAGTGATAATGACAGTTTGTGTAACGATTATGACAAAATATTTGCGATTGACAATATTTTCAGAACTATTAAATTACTGTGGGAGCTATGGCTAGAGCTACAAGTTGAGCCTGTAActgctgtattttctgaaaatgactgcaAATGAATGCAAAATTCAGAACAAGGTAAGAGCTGAGtaccttctctttttttttttatttatgaatgATAGCCTGTGGTGGTTACAAGCTACTGTTAACCTAAAACCCTGAGTTTCAAACCCAActgacatatatatatgtgttttACCTCTCAGAAGACATCGTTAGATTTGTTGAGGAAGCAGGGTACATAACATGATGTGAGTCTGAAGCCTGTTATGTTGCTGATTTTATTAATTCGTACAACTAAGATTACATAAAGGTTAGTTTTTTAGAACATACTCACAATCTTTTTATTCTGTCtaagttattaaaattcaatgATCTTGTGAAATATAACACACTAATTATTCTGCataaagcatttaataaaacattgccAAATAATATACAgaagtttttcaaattaaaagagacaGTTCA
The DNA window shown above is from Salarias fasciatus chromosome 20, fSalaFa1.1, whole genome shotgun sequence and carries:
- the LOC115408132 gene encoding uncharacterized protein LOC115408132 — translated: MTSLICSVHGCHNNYKKMKLSLSQNCFEHGKPRSECCGPAFRLHPPPSKEEDRRYWLRALNLKKPPKRPYVCSFHFVDRQPTPLHPYPEKWLGYTAVLRKPRRLLQRYADASTRNVARSPVPPLHVNLKAEPPASTRNVAGSPVPPLYVDLKAEPPASTRNVAGSPVPPLHVDLKAEPPASTRNVAGSPVPPLHVDLKAEPPASTRNVAGSPVPPLHVDLKAESPASCQPLSDHSYAKSPVLDQPLRCHKATQCSGPSALHITLLRSDRLSLLYTGLPLESFNILADQLTKDYINTFQLDVRDQVLMTLMKLRLNLLQEDLAERFSVSQSGVSRIITTWLDIVKEKIRSYVPLLPRETILATMPQCLKEHHPTTTCVIDCSETPPPETT
- the pink1 gene encoding serine/threonine-protein kinase PINK1, mitochondrial, with protein sequence MSVKHAISRGLELGRSVFQLGLLKSAGRVAAKLRADRLRVGPSVRTVQPQAFLPSRYRYYRTSLKGLAAQLQSASFRRRFIGGSPRNRAVFLAFGLGVGLIEQQLEDDRKSAATCQEIQAVFSKRKFQTPLKPFTSGYKLEDYIIGNQIGKGSNAAVYEAAAQFAPPKDADSPAVQMREDEEESQRTPSLTCCSLRNFPMAIKMMWNFGAGSSSEAILKSMSQELVPAGPLALKKETEQVTLDGHFGVVPRRVSAHPNVIRVYRAFTADVPLLPGAQEEYPDVLPARLNPEGLGNNRTLFLVMKNYPCTLRQYLEVSAPNRKQGSLMVLQLLEGVDHLCRQGVAHRDLKSDNVLLEFDSDGCPRLVITDFGCCLAQSDSSLQLPFNSVWVSRGGNASLMAPEVATAVPGSGVVIDYSKADAWAVGAISYEIFGQQNPFYRKVGLESRNYQEKQLPRLPSSVPADVQLVVRLLLRRNPSKRPSARVAANMLHLSLWGRRALANQDSAGMKKLADWLLCQSALVLLKGCSGPRGNRVEAELQRSFLANLDLEDLRTAVGFLLYGREQRQACVLSV
- the LOC115407627 gene encoding tubulin alpha-1B chain, yielding MRECISIHVGQAGVQIGNACWELYCLEHGIQPDGQMPSDKAIGGGDDSFNTFFSETGAGKHVPRAVFVDLEPTVIDEVRTGTYRQLFHPEQLITGKEDAANNYARGHYTIGKEIIDLVLDRIRKLADQCTGLQGFLVFHSFGGGTGSGFTSLLMERLSVDYGKKSKLEFSIYPAPQVSTAVVEPYNSILTTHTTLEHSDCAFMVDNEAIYDICRRNLDIERPTYTNLNRLISQIVSSITASLRFDGALNVDLTEFQTNLVPYPRIHFPLATYAPVISAEKAYHEQLSVAEITNACFEPANQMVKCDPRHGKYMACCLLYRGDVVPKDVNAAIATIKTKRSIQFVDWCPTGFKVGINYQPPTVVPGGDLAKVQRAVCMLSNTTAIAEAWARLDHKFDLMYAKRAFVHWYVGEGMEEGEFSEAREDMAALEKDYEEVGVDSIEGEGEEEGEEY